A portion of the Cryptosporangium phraense genome contains these proteins:
- a CDS encoding MFS transporter → MESRRRWVVLAAGVAGMTAGCAFLYGLPYLLPRLRADGLSLTEAAVLVACPTFGLLATLVLWGALADRYGERGVIALGLGGAGLVLLALLAAHGPVALGVGLVVAGAFAGSVNAASGRLILGWFGPAERGLAMGIRQMAQPLGVAVAAVAVPVLSDSGRNPALAFLAVSCLVTAVLIAVVVRDPARTAGASAGTNGNPYRTPVLWRLHGAGALLVFPQFAVATFGLVFLVDSEHWGAAQAGRLLAVGSFGGAAARLFAGWWSDRAGSRTGPMRILAAITAGVLAILAAGAAGAPDPAGAAEAARGGLAGLAVAALVAAAVVSVSTNGLSFTAVAEYAGPGWAGRALGIHNTGQNGVAAATAPVLGAVVTHAGYPVAFTAAACAAALAVVTVPTLRN, encoded by the coding sequence ATGGAATCACGGCGGCGTTGGGTGGTGTTGGCGGCGGGCGTGGCCGGAATGACGGCCGGGTGCGCGTTCCTCTACGGACTGCCGTACCTCCTCCCGCGCCTCCGCGCCGACGGACTCTCGCTCACCGAGGCCGCCGTCCTGGTCGCCTGCCCGACGTTCGGCCTGCTGGCGACGCTGGTGCTGTGGGGAGCCCTGGCCGACCGCTACGGCGAGCGCGGGGTGATCGCGCTGGGGCTGGGCGGCGCCGGGCTCGTCCTGCTGGCCTTGCTGGCCGCGCACGGACCGGTCGCGCTGGGCGTCGGACTGGTCGTCGCCGGGGCGTTCGCCGGGTCGGTCAACGCGGCCAGCGGACGCCTGATCCTGGGCTGGTTCGGCCCGGCCGAGCGCGGGCTGGCGATGGGCATCCGGCAGATGGCCCAGCCGCTCGGCGTCGCCGTGGCCGCGGTGGCGGTGCCGGTGCTGAGCGACTCGGGACGGAACCCGGCGCTGGCCTTCCTGGCGGTGAGTTGCCTGGTGACAGCCGTGCTGATCGCGGTCGTGGTGCGCGACCCGGCCCGGACCGCCGGTGCCTCGGCCGGGACGAACGGGAACCCGTACCGCACTCCGGTGCTCTGGCGGCTGCACGGCGCCGGTGCGCTGCTGGTGTTCCCGCAGTTCGCGGTGGCGACGTTCGGGCTGGTGTTCCTCGTCGACTCGGAGCACTGGGGTGCGGCGCAAGCCGGTCGGCTGCTCGCGGTCGGTTCGTTCGGGGGAGCGGCGGCGCGGCTCTTCGCCGGGTGGTGGTCGGACCGGGCCGGCAGCCGCACCGGCCCGATGCGGATCCTGGCCGCCATCACCGCCGGGGTACTGGCAATCCTCGCGGCCGGCGCGGCCGGCGCCCCCGACCCGGCCGGCGCCGCCGAAGCCGCCCGGGGAGGCCTGGCCGGCCTCGCGGTCGCCGCGCTGGTCGCCGCCGCGGTGGTGTCGGTCTCGACCAACGGCCTCTCGTTCACCGCCGTCGCCGAGTACGCCGGACCAGGCTGGGCCGGTCGCGCGCTCGGGATCCACAACACGGGCCAGAACGGCGTCGCGGCCGCGACCGCGCCGGTCCTCGGCGCCGTCGTCACCCACGCCGGCTACCCGGTCGCGTTCACCGCGGCGGCCTGCGCCGCCGCGCTCGCCGTCGTCACGGTGCCGACGCTCCGTAACTGA
- a CDS encoding YqjF family protein, giving the protein MEPVTRTAPRPIRRAVLTQWWRDLSFLHWPVDPDRVAPLLPRGTRPDTLDGVTYVGLIGFRMDRVGLGLGVPYFGRFAETNVRLYSVDGAGRRGVVFRSLDAERLLPVMIGRVSLGLNYVWSRMSISRSEGGAFTYRSVRRWPDPGPRAAFTVRPGGVAPEDPLNDFLTARWGLHTTWHGKTLYLPNEHPAWPLRTATLVDLDETVLEAAGLPIEGPPPSVLFSEGVPVKFGSPLPARHPGPPAQTWTSRR; this is encoded by the coding sequence GTGGAGCCGGTGACCCGCACTGCCCCGCGGCCGATCCGCCGGGCGGTGCTGACGCAGTGGTGGCGCGATCTGTCGTTCCTACACTGGCCGGTCGACCCGGATCGCGTGGCGCCGCTGCTGCCCCGCGGCACGCGGCCGGACACGCTCGACGGCGTGACCTACGTCGGGCTGATCGGGTTCCGCATGGACCGCGTCGGTCTCGGGCTGGGCGTCCCGTACTTCGGACGGTTCGCCGAGACGAACGTGCGGCTCTACTCGGTGGACGGCGCCGGCCGGCGCGGGGTGGTGTTCCGGTCTCTGGACGCCGAGCGGCTACTGCCGGTAATGATCGGGCGGGTTTCGCTCGGGTTGAACTACGTGTGGTCGCGGATGTCGATCTCGCGCTCCGAGGGCGGGGCGTTCACGTATCGCAGCGTCCGTCGCTGGCCCGATCCTGGGCCGCGGGCCGCGTTCACCGTGCGTCCGGGGGGTGTGGCGCCGGAGGATCCGCTCAACGATTTCTTGACGGCGCGGTGGGGTCTGCACACGACCTGGCACGGCAAGACCCTCTACCTGCCGAACGAACATCCGGCCTGGCCCCTACGCACCGCAACGCTGGTCGACCTCGATGAAACCGTGCTGGAAGCCGCCGGCCTCCCGATAGAGGGCCCGCCCCCGTCGGTCCTCTTCAGCGAGGGCGTCCCCGTGAAATTCGGTTCCCCGCTTCCTGCACGCCATCCGGGCCCACCTGCGCAGACGTGGACTTCGCGCCGCTAG